The following nucleotide sequence is from Acidobacteriota bacterium.
CCCGAGGAGACCCCGGCGGTCATCTTCGTGACCGCTTACGACCAGTACGCCTTGAAAGCCTTCGAAGTGCGGGCCCTGGACTACCTCCTCAAGCCCGTCGACCCCCGGCGCCTCCGGGAGGCCCTCCGTAGAGTGGCCGCTCAGGGCCCCCGTTCCGCCGCCGAGCAAGACAAGGACCGGCTCGCCGATTTGTTGAGGGAAGTCTCCGAGCGCCGCCGCTCCTACCAGCGGCTCGCCGTCCCTTCGGGGGACAAGATCCTCTTTCTTCCGACGGAGAGCATCTTCAGTTTCGAGGCCTCCGGCAATTACGTCCAGATTCACGCGGCCGGGGGCAAGTACCTGCGGCGCCAAACCCTCTCCAGCCTTGCCGAGCGCCTCGACCCCGAAAGGTTTGTTCGGGTGCACCGGTCGTGGATCGTCAACGTGGATTCCATAAGGGAACTCGTGCCCTGGTTCCGCCACACCTTCATCCTGGTCCTGGAAAACGGCCAGCGCATCCACATGAGCCACACCTTCCGCGACGCCATCGACGGGCTTCTCGGCAAGCGCCCGCCCAGCGCCACCTGAGCGCCGCCACCGACCCGCGCCTCTGAGCGAAGGCTGCCGCCCCAATGGCGGGCCCGAGAAAATTGGAGCCCCGGGACTACCCGGGGCCCCGTGAGCGCCCATGGTGCCGCCGCGCTTTCGCTCGCCGGCCTATCCGGCGATCCGGGGCTTCTGATTGGCCGCAGGACGCCCCGAGAATCGGCCGCGCGCACGGGCGCTCACGGAAAGGGGTTGTGAGGTTATGGAGGCAAGGACGACGGGAGCCTGCCGGTCCGGCCCGAAGCGGATAGTCTTGTGTACGGGCGGTCGTCTCATGATCGGCTCCCTCCGGCGGTTCTGCCCGCCTTAGGACCATCATCGGACGCCGACCCTCGGTCTTCCAGGAATTTGGGACGAACCGTCCGTTCCGGAGGACCAGGGCACCTGCGGCGGTGGCGGCGTCCCCGGAGCCGGATGGCACCCGGCCTGTCAGGGCGCCGTCATCCGGCTGCCGGAGGGCGATTGCGGGCCTTTTGGAGGGGAAAAAGACGAGGAGCCCCGGCATGGCCGGGGCTCCTTTGTGAAGAGGAAGCGTGGGAGAGAGGTCAGAAGGTCCAGCGGATGGCAAGGCGGATCCGGCGAGCCACCTGGTGGCCGGTTTCCTTGCCAAAGTAGGGATAGGTTTGATTGGCGCCGACGTCGTGGTTGTTCCAGGTCTGTTCCACCGCCGTGGTGCGCTGTTCGTTGGTCACGTTGAAGATGTCGGCGCGCAGGGCCAGGTTGGACTTCCAGAGCTTGAAGGTGTACTGGGCGCCCAGGTCGATCTGCCAGGTGTTCGGCGTGCGGCCCGCGGTGCCGCGGGGGGCGCAGAAGCCCTCGTCGGTGCCGTAGAGGTCGTCGGCGCCGAGCTTGGAGATGGGCGTTCCGCTCTGGAGGGTGAAGGAGCCGGAGAGCTCGAGGGGGATGTTCTCGAAGAAGTACCCGCCGTACACCTTCAGGACGTGCGTGCGGTCGTTGGGCAGGAGACCCGACGCGTTGACCAGCAGCTGGGGCAGGTCGTACTTGGAGGTGATGTTGGGGTCGAGCTGGCCGTTGTCGTTGGAGAAGAGACCCTCGTAGTTGCCCTTCAGGCGGCTGAGCACGTAGGAGCCCTGCAGCATCCAGTGGTTGGAGAAGCGCTTGTCGGCAGTCAGCTCGAGGGCCTTGTAGATGCGCGTGGGCTTCGGGAACGTGTAGTTGGACACCGTCGTGACGCCGT
It contains:
- a CDS encoding LytTR family DNA-binding domain-containing protein; this encodes MTLRVVIADDEPLARDQLRHLLSTEHDVTIVRECANGPETVAAVRADKPDLLLLDIQMPDRDGFEVLFELRPEETPAVIFVTAYDQYALKAFEVRALDYLLKPVDPRRLREALRRVAAQGPRSAAEQDKDRLADLLREVSERRRSYQRLAVPSGDKILFLPTESIFSFEASGNYVQIHAAGGKYLRRQTLSSLAERLDPERFVRVHRSWIVNVDSIRELVPWFRHTFILVLENGQRIHMSHTFRDAIDGLLGKRPPSAT